The stretch of DNA GCTCGATGCTTCCACCTCATCTGCATTTGATAAGAGCCAAATTTTTATAATGCATGCTAATATGgctttatcaaatttatatacCAAAAGCAAAGGGTGGAGATATGTACAAGAGGCTCATTGTCCGAATCTTCAACATGATGAACACTAGAAGGATTTGCAGACGTTACTCGAGATTTCTCCTGCTTCATGGGACTACTTCTATTGGTTTCTTGACTTCCTTCTGAATCTGGTTTGTCCTCTTCATTAGCTCCCTCTTTGACGGCACTGCTTGATTCATCTGCTTCTTTATCTTCTGAATGAGATTTATACTCATCATCATTTTCACTATCTTGTGGGACACTCTTGACATCTTCAGCTCTTCTTCCTTCAAAATCAGGTTTTTCTTCTCCATCAGATTCATCTGGATGATGCAGGCTCTTCTCCATGTCTtctaattgttttgtttttgatgACTTCCCCTCCATCTCAGATTCCTCCTTGTCTGTTAGGTTCTCATCCAGTCTTTCAGCTTTCTCGCCTTCTGAATCACCtggaaaaaaaatgcatttaaaaTACCACGAGTCTTTGGAAGTTTCATAAATCAGGGATGCAAAAACATAGAACTTGAATGAAACAAAAATCCGAAAGTGATGTGCCCGCTCTCACATTTATTTCAAGGCAAAACTTTATTTCAAGGCAAAACTCTGCACCAACATATAGTATTTACCCTAATAGCTAAAAGCTTAGTATTTATATACATCATCagctaaaatgagttgagtttgaaGCTAAATGCTTAGAATTGGATACTAGAAACAGAAGAGACAGATACTTCACCTGCGTTCATTTCATTAGCTTTAGACGTTGTGGCGGGTTCAGGATTTGATATATCAGAATCCCCTTTGTCCTCAGCTTCACCCAAGTCACTTTTTGATGCACCCTTTAGTACAtgcttcaaatttctttttggaGTTCTTTTCCCTTTAACACTAGAAGAGAAAGATAGCTGAATTTAAATCCAAGATATGTAACCTTAATGTGAAGAAATGCACCTAAAATGCAAGGCTTCACTCACTTCTTAATTGATTCCTTACTCAAACGTGAGCCACctgaatttttattttgcttcctAGGTGACCTGTAAaacaatgaaaagaaattatgaaaataatttagcaTACCGATGCTGGAACCATGCTGATGCTGGTAGAGACACATAATGAAACCAAACAGGGACActtctccttccaaaataaaagtaaaaaaactgATTTTACAATTGGAGAAAGAAGATACTCTACATTCTGCATCAGAAAGGCAACACTTACACTTCTTTTGAAAGAGGGCCATTCGATGAATTTAACTTCTGCTTATGCTACAAGAAAAAGGGAGAAATAAGTCATTgcttttctgaaaacaaataaaagaatgtCCTCAGCTAGAGGAAAGAATGCTAAAGAATATGAACCTTTGAAGACTTGCGACCATTGTCAATGAGCTCCCAGCGCTCCTTTTCTATACGGAGAACTTCCACATCTCCATCATCGTACAAAACCTTCCATTCGACATTAAGGTGTGAAATTATGTAGAAATGTAGTGTGCAATAATTACATAACAAAACGTTTGCATCAACCAATCCCAGAATCTAACTGAGAATAAGAGCACGCCAAAGCTTACCACATGCTTCCGCTTTAGAGGATCATAAGACTTAACCGTGCCTTGATAGAACCTAGAAATTTTAACAATGAGACATTAGGATGGTATGTGTCTAAAATCAAAAGGAGAAGACTTTGGCCCTTGACAGGAATtgcagaaaggagaaaaaaccGGAACAATTGAAAATTAGGCAATCTAAGGAAACACCAAATCATTGTTATGAATTGCTTTGGAATGACTTATTTACAAGAGTGGATTAGCTTGGGTAACGCTGAGAAGTATGGTTGATTTCCTAGCAAATTGGAGAGGCCTACATGGTAATCCACAGATAGCAGCAATATTAAGATGGTACCAATATGCCTAAGGTGGTGTCTTTGGAGGGAGAAGAACGCAAGAAGCTCTGAAGATCGTGGgcggtcaatggatgagcttagaacgTTCGTTTTAACAGTATTCCATAGGTTtcatcataatttattttaataaccTTGGCATTCATGACTTCCTTGTTTCACTAGATAATCATACATAGGTGATGCTCTTACATATatcccatgtacttgggctacgcctattattattttcagtaaaatctTATCTActgatcaggaaaaaaaaaaggttcggCCCCCAACTACCAACAACAGATGGACAAGTATCAGGTGATGATGTGTTTCTCTGTGTGAGTGAGGCAGAATAGGTATGGCCTCAGCCATTCTTTTGCTTTCATTGTTTTGTGGAATATAGATAAAAAGATGACTCACCGCTTATCCATAGGCCACCAAACTTTTATTCTGCAACCAATCAAGTCTTCGATATCTCGTCCACCAGCCTTCGATGTGCACTGTGGGGAAAATTTACATCAGATTAAATCATGGCATGTTATATGGTGATGTCCATTAGTTCTGTATACTGAGTAAACAGCTAAACCTTAAATATGAGAAGAAAATAGGGCCCAATGAACTCTAGATCAAATAACACCTCCTTCCTTTGTGGAGGGAGAGGCCATAGATCTGAGACCCACTGGTAGGAATGAAAAGCAGTACACAtgtaaacatatatacatacacaaaataagtaaaatacaCATGACATATCACTGGTGGGAAAGTGCAGAAAGATTGACCTTTGCAAATCCTGCAATGCTTTTCCTTTTCTGCTTCCTGCTAGACCCGATAGGAGACTTAACATTACTActtatttcaatttgatcagTCTCTGTCAGCACATCAGGCTTCTGCAATAGAGGTACGAAAAGAAGTGGATATCTTCACTATTAAAACCACCAGGAGAACATTAGGTGTATCAAACTCTTAAAGTAGATTAACCCAGTAGCAGAGCTCACCCCCATGTCACTGTCATTTGCTTCTCCCAATTCATTTGCCTCATCATTATGACCACGGTCAGAGaattttcctttatgttttgCATGGACGCTTTCGTTCTTTCGAAGGGAAGGTACCGACAAGTCTGAATCAGCACCCTCAATCATTTTCTTCTGGGTGgacatttttccttttgaatCAGAGCTGATGTCTGGATCTGTTTCAATGGATTGAATTGAGTGAATAATTCTTGCTTTAATAGTGGCATCCTCAGAAGCTCTTAAAGGAGCTTTTGAAATACCTGCTGGTGTTCTGAAAGCAGTGTGAGCTGAGGATGACCTCGGGCGTTTCAGTACCATAACAGATGTTGCATCActagcttttcttttcttacctTTCTCCTGCTTCAGatccatttttgttttcttactCGGGAAATATTCATGACCATTGCTTGATTCAAATTTATTAGACACACCCAAGTTACCTAAGTTTATTTCCCTCACCATTTCCAAGATATCAACATCATTTTCAGCAGTTTTTGCTTCAGCTGGTAAAGACTTGTTCTTTTTCACCTTTTTAGCCTTGGTCCCCTGAGATTTCAAGCGTTTTAGCATTTTTACCAGAGGCATTTCATTTCCATCTATTTCACCAGGTTTCAGTTCTTCATCCTGAGCTACTTCAGAAAACACCTGATGTGATAAAAACACTACTTTAGTAAAAGATGTAAGATGCACAAACTATCACCAAACATTACCATGCCACAGATTGGTAAAACGTACctcttcatcattttctaacTTAAGTGACTCAAAGTGAGTCAACACGTTTTCATCAGCCAACCATGTTTGCCCATCACTGGCCTATTGAAaacaataaatgatattaatggaCATTCTCTGAAAATGAGAAACAGGGCGCAAGATATTTcccattttaaaaagaattaatgcAAGTGACTCCAAGAATTTTAAGTACCAGATTTACTATAAATGAGgctaattttacaaaagaagaggATTGGTTTTATGCACATATCAGTAGGTAGCAAcgcttttttccttcaaaatcaTCCTGAATATTTGATTTTACCTAAAGCAAGGATATATTCTTTTCTCCGACAAATACAACTCCATGCCCAGAAACTAAGAAAGGCTGCATCTACTTCCAAATTCAGTAATGTCATGCCACTACCAGCCACGCACACACATACCCACACAGATACACAAATCTGCCATCATAGCCTAATTGCAACACAAGAGCTTCACAGTACACTGTAAACATCCAAAATGGAGCACAGCATGAAAACTCCTAGCATCATCAAGTGTTATCAAGTTAAGAATTCAAGTAGTGCAGCAGTCATAAGTCAAAATTGATCCATAAAAACATCCCTTTTCAAGTAATttaatgaacaataaagaatCATCGGTTGACAATCAACGAGGTGATATCAAGCCATGCATGGGTGCCACAATAAAATGTATTCGGTAACCATATATATGGCAAAGAATCAGCAAGTCTATCCTCATCCCAAATCCAGTACAAATTAGAAAAACAAGACACATGAATTCTTTGCAGAAGTTACCACAGAGtcatctccttcattctttTCAAGCAATTTGTACAGCATAGAGGGAAGGGAGACCAACACAGTCGACCGTTGTGAGTCATCCTCCTTTGTGGCTAGGCGCTTGGTGATTGACAACCCAAGGTCACAAATAGCATGTGAGTTCTGacaatttcaaatgaaatttgtTAAGCACGGAATTAGATTTCTCTGTATTCACtttctttttaagtttagaTTAATTAACTGAATGAAAGCCAAGagataagaaaatttttatctcCACCTTTGATTTTGCTGCATCAACTATATCCTCAGAGCACTTGATACTTTGAAAGATAGAACAAATAACAGAAATaatttccctctctttctccttgCTGGTACCAGCTTCTGACTTGGCTTCTTCATCTCCACGCACCAGCATGGAAATAATCAAGTGCAATTGCCTGACGAATATAGAACACTAAAGGAATGAACATTCACATCAAATACCATAGTTCATACTGATTTTCATCGTAACAATCAGTCAAGTGTTACAAATATACCACACTAATACATATTGATAAAAATGGACAAATTAGTGATAAAAATGTGCATCAATGCTGCATAAGTGCAAGGCaagaagaatatataattttttgctGAATGAAATTACTATACAGTGAATTGGCAAGAAGATATCgccaacaattttattatttcgtGCCCAAATAAAGCACGTGTACAATTTACAGAGAACACTATGGGAAAGAACAAACCTACAAAAAAACCCATCTAATTccataacataaaaattaagaaacgtGTTATGATGCCTTGCATTGAGTTTTATTCCTTCTGCTTCTCGATAATTCTAACACCCGTGAAATACAACATGAAACaatctctataaataaatacaattaaatcaaaatcaaaatcaaaatgtgAAATAGCCAGCGAGGTTTAGTTCAAAATGGCGCTGCCGCCTCCAATAAGAACAGGGTGGAGGATGAGATTACGGGTTCAAGACCCAATGGATGCATATCAAAGgtggaataaaataaaatgtacagTAAGTATACCTGTATATAAGATCAAATGCTTTGACATCCTTGCATTCTTCAATATTAGGACATGAATGATGAGCAAGAGCATGAACAAAGTATGGGAGGATGAATTCAGGATATGCTGTCAAGGAATTTCCATCACATTGCATAGAGATTTGTCGAGCCTTTGTTTGGTGATACATTTGAATAATGTCAGCAAGATTGTGTCTCTCCTGCATAgcaaacaaaatgcaaaattcAGCCAACTAGATCTCACAAATCTAGCCACTATGGCATCCATAGGATGCACTTGATGAGAACATAGAAACTACTACTAATCAATCAACTCTGGCATACATACCTCTTCAAACTCTAGTGGCTTGGATCCGATGATGTTAAATAAGAATGCACAAGCATATTTAGCATCCAAATACCGATCCTTTATATACTGATAGACCTTGCCCAGGAATTGTTTTTTAGCTTGAGGGAACCTAATCTACAAGATCAGTACCAGGAGAAATTAATCTATCACTCTCAGATCATTGTGAAAACTGACCACTTTTATTTccataattatataaacaaaatagaaaatcaagATTATACTAGGAGCAGCTTTGAAGTAAAGGAGCCCACCTCTGATGTCCACAAGGTCAAGTGAAAGATATCAACAGGTATCTTCTCATCCCAGTACTTGGACAAATGAAGAACCGCTTTTGCCGAAGCAAGCCTCAAATGGGCCTTATCAACTAAACTATAAGATGGAAAGACTTTTACATGAATTtcaaacttcataaaaaaactaaactttTGAAGAAAATCACAGCAGAAAAACGTTTAAAGTGAATCAAAACAGAAAACTGTAGTGTAATTTAAAAATGCTCCACAAAGCTAACAATACCTTGATTCTATGTCTTTTGATATCTCTCCAAAAGAAAGTATGTTTCTTAGAATATCCAGAAGAACATCAATGCCAGGACGAAGATGGGCATCTTTAACAGGCAAAAAGCTCTTAACCATTGTCTTGATACCAAATATCTGCAgcaggaagagagagagagagagagggtaagCCAATTGTAAAGGTAATTATCCTGAAAATATCAGAACATTATAATTCTGGTCATTATCGAGCAATGAATTTCGATGCATCCAACTTTTATTATCTTGAATAAAAGAACTAAAATACAATTCTGCCCTAAACAGTTTACCTTCAATAAACAAAGTTCACTTTTGTCATCCCAAGATCCTTTTGCAACATCTTCTGCTTTCTGAAACAGTAAAGAATGCATACACAAATTTAAAGTGAGGCACatataaatgaaacaaaatctcttctaataataaaaatcaaatcaaatcaaaatggTAATAATTGCACAAGACTAGTAGATCTTGGAAGACGTACATTACTGCActtcaaaattttgtttattataaaatcttcaatttcaCTCTCTCTAGTTTCAAAAACTGGCATTGCAGTCTCTGCTATACACCCTAGAGACTGTAGAATAGCAGGCAAATGTCTCTTCTCCTCCAACATATCCACAAGTCTCTGAAAATTGAGGAAGAAAGATCAGCTCTAGCATATACCAGAACTACACATTGACATTGCTATGAGTCAAGGAAATCTAAAGGTGATGCATGTACAGCATAGGCCAGAAAGTGAAATAGGAAAATGAAACATAAAACGAACCTTGTATAGTACAGAAAGTGACTTGAGTCCATCATCCTTTGTTATGGCTGCCAGCGCATGTACAGCATACTTGGCCTGTCTCCGACTGCCTTCTATACATATTCTCTCCAATATAAGGTCAATGGAACTGCATGTAAACAACAGAGAGATAACAAACATAATACATGAAGAATTTGTTATAAGTTATAACGTCAAAGATTTCAAGAGTCGCACCTCGATGAACTTGCCAATTGTTCTCTTATGGTACCGCCAGCCTTAGCTAGAACATGCAAAACACcttcttttataatttcatcatcatctttaaGAAGGTTCACCAATTCCCCTTCAACCCCACCAAGCAACAACGGACTAAAGCATGCAAGAATCTGAAATTGTTTACGGAAGAATTAACATTAActccttcaaaaaaattttttggataGAACACAAAAGGTAGGAACATCATGTTTGTACCCCTAGTATGTTCATACAAGATTGAGTATATCGCGTATTTCCAGCTGACTTTTGTGTGCCAGCCTCCAGAATTATTTCTTTCACATGCTCCTTGTTGAAAAGCATATAAGAACACTTAACAGAGAGAGTACTCAAAAAATCATAAAGTCGATGTTTCTCGCCAAGTATCCTCAGTAAATCATCCTGCAAGTAAATGAAAATCTAGTATGAAAGCCATTCCATACAGAACAGGATGCAGTTTCCgatgttttaaataaagataGGTGAACATAAGCGAGGTTCATGAGATTGAAATTAGTCCATGACACAGGTCACAGAGAGTTCGAATTAAAAATTCTTAATTCCTTTCAAGTTTTGGCTGCATTTACACTAAACATTGGTTCGACTCATTAAAGAGTTTTCATTGCCATATTTTAGGTGGTATATCAAGTCCAATCAAAACCAAACAAAGGAGTTAAAAACAAGGCCCTCCAACTACCCCTGTCCACCCATTTCCTCCCAACCATGTGGCATGAACAAAACCAGTTCTAGAATACATGATATTATTCAGTAGCTTAATCCCTACCCGAAAAGTACAAGCTTGTTGAAAGCTAGTGTTTGGATCAACAAGATTTGTCAAAATCTTCCATATATTAGCATCTTTCAACTGATCAAGAATCTGATAATTCTCTTCAGCCTTTACAGGATCAGCAAATGAGCGAGACATAATTCGGAAGCAATAAAGGACTTTTTTTTGGACCTCAGGAGCATCAACACCCTGTATTTGGAGGACAATCAATCACTTCGATTTTGAGACTGCTCATAACGGATCAATATCTTCTAAATTTCAATGTTTGCAAACCTGATTCATTTGCCTAAGAGACAGATACCTCTGCATCTCTTGTTGTACCCTGCACCCCAAGAAAATCTCCCAAAATCAGTACACAATCCATCAAAAACAAAAGCTGAGATTTCGGGAAGTCTACCAAAAGTCGCATGGAGTTGCCTAAtgttaaaacaaaacatttataaaaCATACCTCTGCTTCTGCTCCAGTATTTTCTCGAGGGACTTCACTTCCACTTTATCAAATCCCGAGAAGACTCTTACCCAATGTCGAACTCTATCTTTGATGGACATCTCAATTGGGAACAGAGACCCACACAGAATAGACTCAATTGTATCTGATCTGAACAATTGAAGTAATTAAGAACATGAACACTCACCAAAAAgaatcaaaatttacattataaaaaaatcaagaagcAAATACTTTTGGCCCACCCTCTTAGCACCAAGTCATACAATGATagctattactttttttttataagaagatattttattgatataaagataGTACAATGATAGCAATTACTACCGTTGCAATAAGTTAATATACATGTAGGGAGTACTCTGCACCATATTCAGTTCAGAAGAAGACACAAATCAAGTGGCCGGCATCCCAACACAACCAAAGAAAATTTCTTTTGCCATTTTCACTTCACTACTGAAATCATCCCAAGGAAAAAGTGTGATGATTGATCAAGACAAGAATTCAACTATAAGGGCAATAAGATTGACGTGTCAATTGAAGAATGACCAGACCATTGGGTGTAAGCACATCCGAAACGCATAAAGCCAGAAACCTTTCTGGAGTGACAGCCACAATAATTTCATAATGCAAGAACGGAAGGATCTCTTTGCAGGATTCTCGCTAGTCTAGTAAATTGACATTGCCATGCATTCTTATACTACTGATTTCTTATTGTTATACCATTTTTCAGAGAAGAAGATTAGGATAATTAGTACATACATAATTACAATGATACTTCATATTTTGCTCGCGCCAAAAGCTAAATCACCAAATGAACCTGTCACAGTCCACAACCGGATTACATGGGCCATGGGCCTTGGGCCAATTTACTTTCATTTACAACTTCCTTTACTTTAATGCTTCCTGTTATTTGGACTACAATAAAGTtagtgggccttgggccttagttttattttattgtatgccTTTAGTTGTGTTAGCCTGGGCCCATGTAGGgatcattttctttatgtaagAGTCAAGGGCTCTAGGGTTCAGCTATCCAGAATCATTAATGAAAATCTTTTCTATTCTCTTTTCTCTTGGAGGCTAGGTCAACCTCGAATCTGAccattttctttacattttctctcatattttctagtTATCCAAACACTACACATCAggtgtgttacaagtggtatccagagccaGTCTTTCATTGGCATCGGCTTTACCAATGAGAATGGAAAACATCATCTCATCCTTACTAATTATCAAAGAGTTGATGGAAGATAATCTTCAACGCTTCGATGTTGTTCAACAACATCTGAAGGATTTGCGGGAGAGTCACAACAAAATGCACCAAGTATTTCAACAGTCCTTTGACGATTTTGCTAGCAACATTCAGGAAAGTTTCAACCAATTCGAAGATCAAATCTGTGAAATACAAGAGGAAGATGTAGTTGCTatggaagaaaaagatgaaatcaAGCCCCCTCAGCTTTTTGTTCCCAAAAATCTCGAACCATTTCTACCATTCTCTGACCCTTCTCTAAGAATCTCGTGTTCTTCTCTTCAtctcagaaaatatttttcctcttcttcctgcTTGTCGGTCGCCATTAGCAACAGAGACCCATTAATCAAAAGAGGCCTAACCATCATCTGGGAGTTCGATCCCGGTGGCGTCGATCACGGCCTTCAAGACTTCGACggctctctcttttctttctcttgcgACGACGAGAGGATGAACTCGCTCTCATTTCCATTCCATCCTGAGCGCACGGTGACGCATCAGATCTTTTCCACCATGGCATCGACGACGGCAATCTATTCCACCACTCAGCCCGTTGTCATGC from Juglans regia cultivar Chandler chromosome 4, Walnut 2.0, whole genome shotgun sequence encodes:
- the LOC109003616 gene encoding sister chromatid cohesion protein PDS5 homolog A isoform X1 gives rise to the protein MAQKLQQQLKEVGSKLETPPSTKDALVRLLKQAATCLSELDQSPSASVLESMQPFLNAIVKPELLKHQDRDVKLLVATCICEITRITAPEAPYNDDVLKDIFRLIVGTFSGLSDTGGPSFGRRVVILETMAKYRSCVVMLDLECDDLVNEMFSTFFAVARDDHPESVLSSMQTIMVVLLEESEDVGEGLLFVILTVLGRNKSDVFMAARRLAMNVIESCAVKLEAGIKQFLISSISGDNRSVNSHIDHHEVIYDIYRCAPQILLGVVPYLTGELLTDQLDTRIKAVSLVGDLFSLPGVAISEGFQPIFSEFLKRLADRVVEVRMCVLEHVKSCLLSDPLRAEVPQIISALCDRLLDFDENVRKQVVAVICDVACHALNAIPLETVKLVAERLRDKSLLVKKYTMERLAEIFKVYCMKCSDGSINPDNFDWIPGKILRCFYDKDFRSDTIESILCGSLFPIEMSIKDRVRHWVRVFSGFDKVEVKSLEKILEQKQRVQQEMQRYLSLRQMNQGVDAPEVQKKVLYCFRIMSRSFADPVKAEENYQILDQLKDANIWKILTNLVDPNTSFQQACTFRDDLLRILGEKHRLYDFLSTLSVKCSYMLFNKEHVKEIILEAGTQKSAGNTRYTQSCMNILGILACFSPLLLGGVEGELVNLLKDDDEIIKEGVLHVLAKAGGTIREQLASSSSSIDLILERICIEGSRRQAKYAVHALAAITKDDGLKSLSVLYKRLVDMLEEKRHLPAILQSLGCIAETAMPVFETRESEIEDFIINKILKCSNKAEDVAKGSWDDKSELCLLKIFGIKTMVKSFLPVKDAHLRPGIDVLLDILRNILSFGEISKDIESSLVDKAHLRLASAKAVLHLSKYWDEKIPVDIFHLTLWTSEIRFPQAKKQFLGKVYQYIKDRYLDAKYACAFLFNIIGSKPLEFEEERHNLADIIQMYHQTKARQISMQCDGNSLTAYPEFILPYFVHALAHHSCPNIEECKDVKAFDLIYRQLHLIISMLVRGDEEAKSEAGTSKEKEREIISVICSIFQSIKCSEDIVDAAKSKNSHAICDLGLSITKRLATKEDDSQRSTVLVSLPSMLYKLLEKNEGDDSVASDGQTWLADENVLTHFESLKLENDEEVFSEVAQDEELKPGEIDGNEMPLVKMLKRLKSQGTKAKKVKKNKSLPAEAKTAENDVDILEMVREINLGNLGVSNKFESSNGHEYFPSKKTKMDLKQEKGKKRKASDATSVMVLKRPRSSSAHTAFRTPAGISKAPLRASEDATIKARIIHSIQSIETDPDISSDSKGKMSTQKKMIEGADSDLSVPSLRKNESVHAKHKGKFSDRGHNDEANELGEANDSDMGKPDVLTETDQIEISSNVKSPIGSSRKQKRKSIAGFAKCTSKAGGRDIEDLIGCRIKVWWPMDKRFYQGTVKSYDPLKRKHVVLYDDGDVEVLRIEKERWELIDNGRKSSKHKQKLNSSNGPLSKEVSPRKQNKNSGGSRLSKESIKNVKGKRTPKRNLKHVLKGASKSDLGEAEDKGDSDISNPEPATTSKANEMNAGDSEGEKAERLDENLTDKEESEMEGKSSKTKQLEDMEKSLHHPDESDGEEKPDFEGRRAEDVKSVPQDSENDDEYKSHSEDKEADESSSAVKEGANEEDKPDSEGSQETNRSSPMKQEKSRVTSANPSSVHHVEDSDNEPLMRWKHRAGKKGSRQVG
- the LOC109003616 gene encoding sister chromatid cohesion protein PDS5 homolog B isoform X3, producing MAQKLQQQLKEVGSKLETPPSTKDALVRLLKQAATCLSELDQSPSASVLESMQPFLNAIVKPELLKHQDRDVKLLVATCICEITRITAPEAPYNDDVLKDIFRLIVGTFSGLSDTGGPSFGRRVVILETMAKYRSCVVMLDLECDDLVNEMFSTFFAVARDDHPESVLSSMQTIMVVLLEESEDVGEGLLFVILTVLGRNKSDVFMAARRLAMNVIESCAVKLEAGIKQFLISSISGDNRSVNSHIDHHEVIYDIYRCAPQILLGVVPYLTGELLTDQLDTRIKAVSLVGDLFSLPGVAISEGFQPIFSEFLKRLADRVVEVRMCVLEHVKSCLLSDPLRAEVPQIISALCDRLLDFDENVRKQVVAVICDVACHALNAIPLETVKLVAERLRDKSLLVKKYTMERLAEIFKVYCMKCSDGSINPDNFDWIPGKILRCFYDKDFRSDTIESILCGSLFPIEMSIKDRVRHWVRVFSGFDKVEVKSLEKILEQKQRVQQEMQRYLSLRQMNQGVDAPEVQKKVLYCFRIMSRSFADPVKAEENYQILDQLKDANIWKILTNLVDPNTSFQQACTFRDDLLRILGEKHRLYDFLSTLSVKCSYMLFNKEHVKEIILEAGTQKSAGNTRYTQSCMNILGILACFSPLLLGGVEGELVNLLKDDDEIIKEGVLHVLAKAGGTIREQLASSSSSIDLILERICIEGSRRQAKYAVHALAAITKDDGLKSLSVLYKRLVDMLEEKRHLPAILQSLGCIAETAMPVFETRESEIEDFIINKILKCSNKAEDVAKGSWDDKSELCLLKIFGIKTMVKSFLPVKDAHLRPGIDVLLDILRNILSFGEISKDIESSLVDKAHLRLASAKAVLHLSKYWDEKIPVDIFHLTLWTSEIRFPQAKKQFLGKVYQYIKDRYLDAKYACAFLFNIIGSKPLEFEEERHNLADIIQMYHQTKARQISMQCDGNSLTAYPEFILPYFVHALAHHSCPNIEECKDVKAFDLIYRQLHLIISMLVRGDEEAKSEAGTSKEKEREIISVICSIFQSIKCSEDIVDAAKSKNSHAICDLGLSITKRLATKEDDSQRSTVLVSLPSMLYKLLEKNEGDDSVASDGQTWLADENVLTHFESLKLENDEEVFSEVAQDEELKPGEIDGNEMPLVKMLKRLKSQGTKAKKVKKNKSLPAEAKTAENDVDILEMVREINLGNLGVSNKFESSNGHEYFPSKKTKMDLKQEKGKKRKASDATSVMVLKRPRSSSAHTAFRTPADPDISSDSKGKMSTQKKMIEGADSDLSVPSLRKNESVHAKHKGKFSDRGHNDEANELGEANDSDMGKPDVLTETDQIEISSNVKSPIGSSRKQKRKSIAGFAKCTSKAGGRDIEDLIGCRIKVWWPMDKRFYQGTVKSYDPLKRKHVVLYDDGDVEVLRIEKERWELIDNGRKSSKHKQKLNSSNGPLSKEVSPRKQNKNSGGSRLSKESIKNVKGKRTPKRNLKHVLKGASKSDLGEAEDKGDSDISNPEPATTSKANEMNAGDSEGEKAERLDENLTDKEESEMEGKSSKTKQLEDMEKSLHHPDESDGEEKPDFEGRRAEDVKSVPQDSENDDEYKSHSEDKEADESSSAVKEGANEEDKPDSEGSQETNRSSPMKQEKSRVTSANPSSVHHVEDSDNEPLMRWKHRAGKKGSRQVG